A genome region from Solanum pennellii chromosome 12, SPENNV200 includes the following:
- the LOC107006951 gene encoding extensin-like — protein sequence MSQGKKHLKGAVVEITCKDGDKKIVSYGTTKINGTFSITVEGFEYLKYGAKACKAKLQNALKDSKCRIPTKLRWGIKDAHLTVKSKNKYEVVLYAKPFAYGSKTPYAECKKAKPTPAPYYYNSPPPPSPTYVYKSPPAPSPKYVYKSPPPPTPTYVYKSPLPPAYYYKSPPPPTKSPPPHYYYKSPPSPSPKPTPAYYYKSPPPPTKSPPPPYYYKSPPPPSPKPAPIYYYKSPPPPSPSPPPPYYYKSPPPSSPSPLPTYYYKFPPPPSLSPPRPYYYKSPPPSSPYPPPPYY from the exons ATGTCTCAAGGCAAGAAGCACCTGAAAG GTGCTGTTGTTGAAATAACTTGCAAGGATGGTGACAAGAAAATTGTGAGTTATGGTACCACTAAGATCAATGGCACATTTAGCATCACAGTTGAAGGATTTGAATATCTCAAATATGGAGCAAAGGCTTGCAAAGCTAAACTCCAAAATGCTCTAAAGGATTCGAAGTGTAGAATTCCTACAAAGCTTCGCTGGGGAATAAAGGATGCTCACCTTACAGTAAAGTCAAAGAATAAATATGAAGTTGTACTCTATGCAAAGCCATTTGCTTATGGCTCTAAGACACCTTATGCAGAATGCAAAAAGGCCAAGCCTACACCTGCTCCATACTACTATAATTCTCCTCCACCTCCATCACCGACTTATGTTTATAAGTCACCACCTGCTCCATCACCAAAGTATGTGTATAAATCACCACCTCCCCCAACCCCCACATATGTTTATAAGTCTCCACTACCACCTGCTTACTATTACAAATCTCCGCCGCCACCAACTAAGTCTCCACCACCTCATTATTATTACAAGTCTCCACCTTCACCATCACCAAAACCTACACCAGCATACTATTACAAATCTCCGCCTCCACCAACAAAGTCTCCACCACCTCCTTATTACTACAAGTCTCCACCTCCACCATCACCAAAACCTGCaccaatatattattataaatcacCTCCTCCTCCATCACCATCTCCCCCTCCACCATACTACTACAAGTCTCcaccaccatcatcaccatcacctcTACCAACCTACTACTACAAGTTCCCTCCTCCACCATCGCTATCTCCACCCCGTCCATATTATTACAAGTCACCACCACCATCATCGCCATATCCTCCACCACCTTACTACTAG